A genomic stretch from Neomonachus schauinslandi chromosome 16, ASM220157v2, whole genome shotgun sequence includes:
- the CKM gene encoding creatine kinase M-type: MPFGNTHNKFKLNYKPEEEYPDLSKHNNHMAKVLTLELYKKLRDKETPSGFTLDDVIQTGVDNPGHPFIMTVGCVAGDEESYQVFKDLFDPIIQDRHGGYKPTDKHKTDLNHENLKGGDDLDPNYVLSSRVRTGRSIKGYTLPPHCSRGERRAVEKLSVEALNSLTGEFKGKYYPLKSMTEQEQQQLIDDHFLFDKPVSPLLLASGMARDWPDARGIWHNDNKSFLVWVNEEDHLRVISMEKGGNMKEVFRRFCVGLQKIEELFKKAGHPFMWNEHLGYVLTCPSNLGTGLRGGVHVKLAHLSKHPKFEEILTRLRLQKRGTGGVDTAAVGSVFDVSNADRLGSSEVEQVQLVVDGVKLMVEMEKKLEKGQSIDDMIPAQK, from the exons ATGCCATTCGGTAACACCCACAACAAGTTCAAGCTGAACTACAAGCCTGAGGAGGAGTACCCTGACCTCAGCAAGCACAACAACCACATGGCCAAGGTGCTGACCCTTGAGCTCTACAAGAAGCTTCGGGACAAGGAGACTCCATCTGGCTTCACCCTGGACGATGTCATCCAGACAGGTGTGGACAACCCAG GTCACCCCTTCATCATGACCGTGGGCTGTGTGGCTGGTGATGAGGAGTCCTACCAGGTGTTCAAGGATCTCTTTGACCCCATCATCCAGGACCGGCACGGGGGTTACAAACCCACCGACAAGCACAAGACCGACCTCAACCATGAGAACCTCAAG GGTGGAGACGACCTGGACCCCAACTATGTGCTCAGCAGCCGCGTCCGCACAGGCCGCAGCATCAAGGGCTACACACTGCCCCCCCACTGTTCCCGGGGTGAGCGCCGGGCAGTGGAGAAACTCTCCGTGGAAG CCCTCAACAGCCTGACTGGCGAGTTCAAGGGGAAGTACTACCCTCTGAAGAGCATGACGGAACAGGAACAGCAGCAGCTCATCGACGATCACTTCCTGTTCGACAAGCCCGTGTCCCCACTGCTGCTGGCCTCAGGCATGGCCCGCGACTGGCCCGACGCCCGGGGCATCTG GCACAATGACAACAAGAGCTTCCTGGTGTGGGTGAACGAGGAGGACCACCTCCGAGTAATCTCCATGGAGAAGGGGGGCAACATGAAGGAGGTTTTCCGCCGCTTCTGCGTGGGGCTGCAGAAG ATTGAGGAGCTCTTCAAGAAAGCCGGCCACCCCTTCATGTGGAACGAGCACCTGGGCTACGTGCTCACCTGCCCGTCCAACCTGGGCACCGGGCTGCGTGGAGGCGTGCATGTCAAGCTGGCGCACCTGAGCAAGCACCCCAAGTTCGAGGAGATCCTCACCCGCCTGCGCCTGCAGAAGCGGGGCACAG GTGGTGTGGACACCGCTGCTGTGGGCTCAGTGTTCGACGTATCCAACGCCGATCGGCTGGGCTCGTCCGAAGTAGAGCAGGTGCAGCTGGTGGTGGACGGTGTGAAGCTCATGGTGGAGATGGAGAAGAAGCTGGAAAAGGGCCAGTCCATCGACGACATGATCCCCGCCCAGAAATAG